GAGCGGAATGAAAGCCTGGCTGCCGAGCGGATGACGCTCGACCATGCCGAGCTTCAGCGGCAGCGGATAGGGCTCGCCGCGCAGCAGGCTGATCATCGGTCGCGCTTTCTCGCCCGCAGTCTCGATCTTGGCGAGATCGTGGTAACGCGTACATTTGCCGGCATTGATCGGGAAATTGGGCGCGCCATCGGTCTCGATGACGTCGCCGAAGGGCGCGAATGCCTCGCGGGTCAGCGGTTGGATTTCGATCGTTTTCATCATGCCTCCTCAAGAATGAACGGGGTGAAATCTGCAGTCCCCGCCTGGGCGACGGCTGCTTTGGAAACTGCGACCGGGAGAATGGCCGCGTGGGTCACCCTCCCGGTCCTGTCGGTGTCTCAGGCCGGCAACATGTCGCAGAGGCGCAGAAGCGCGATCCGCTCGACCTGGCGGCAGGCCGTGTTGAACTCGGTCTGCCGGTCGTTGGCGACGCGGGTTTCGAACGCGGCAAGGATCTCGTCCTTGCTGCGCCCCTTGACCGCCATGATGAACGGGAAGCCGTATTTTTCGACATAGCTGCTGTTGAGCGTGGTGAAACGGGTCCGTTCCGCATCCGTCAGTGCATCAAGGCCGGCCGAGGCCTGTTCGCTGGTCGAGCTTTCGGTCAGGCGCTTGGCCAAGGCGAGCTTGCCGGCAAGGTCCGGGTGGGCGTTAAGGACACCCAGTCGTTCCTTTTCCGTCGCGGTGCGAAAGACGGCGGTGAGCGCCGCATGCAGGCCGCCTGCCGTATCATTGGCCGGGCCAAGTTCTCCGGCATGGGCGCGGCGCGCGATCCAGTCAGAATGTTCGAACACGCCGCCGAACTGCGCGATGAATGCGTCTTGCGGCATGCCTGACGGCCGGCTTTCATAGGTCCGGGGCGGATGGGTTTTCGCCCAGTGCTCGGCAATGTCGATGCGGCGGGCGAGCCAGA
This genomic stretch from Pararhizobium capsulatum DSM 1112 harbors:
- a CDS encoding ureidoglycolate lyase yields the protein MKTIEIQPLTREAFAPFGDVIETDGAPNFPINAGKCTRYHDLAKIETAGEKARPMISLLRGEPYPLPLKLGMVERHPLGSQAFIPLTDYPFLVVVAEETPDGPAEPIAFRTAPGQGVNIGRNVWHGILTPLDGISDFAVVDRGGEGVNLEEHFYDQPFLVR